The sequence GGGTCAGTTTCAATTTTGATGCAATAAGTGTGTAATAGTTCTCTATTTCTCAACTTTTTCTCAAGTAGTTTTGCGTACATTTTACAGGTAAAGCGTCCGACGCAATTAAATAATAAAGTAACGAGCGATGAACGTACAACTCCTGATGGTCATCCCTGCACCAGTAAGTTAACGGTTCTCCATCACATCTACTCAAAACAGGACATTTCATTCATATGCACCATCAGAAACATATGAAatgttaattgatattttcttacaaAATTCTTTCACCGAACGGTGGATTTCATGAGTATCAAAACCACGAAGCAAAAACCAAATAGTTTTAAAACATCGACAAAATGTATGAGAAACTCCcgaattttcgattttcaactaaaaataaattttcaagGAATGAAATCTTCAGTTGAAAACCAAAAATGGAGATTATAATACgcttttaatgttttaaaaCTTTTCCGTTTGAGTGTTTGAGACTCGTCTCCTAATTCAACCTCATATATCTTGTTTAGACGGCATTTTATCAGAAGGAACTCCGAGTCCCTTGATTTCGAAGTATGAAATACTGAAGTTGATCGGAGAAGGCAATTTCGCAGTCGTTAAAGAATGCAGAGAGAAATCTACCGGAAAAGATTTCGCTCTGAAGATTATTGACAAAAAGAAATGCAAGGGAAAGGTGCGTGTAAATCATTGAAGAAATGTTCAGACTTTCGGATTTCTTGATTTGCATAAGATTGTTACATTGTGTATTGTGTATAATCTACAGGAGAAAATGATCGAAAATGAAGTTTCAATTCTAAGAAGAATTCAACACTCGAATATTGTAACTCTTATTGAAGAATTTGACTCTCATAATGAATTGTATCTTGTCATGGAACTAGTTGGGGTAAGTTACCATCAcagaattgatgaaaatatagacCAATCAGAGCCGTATTTAGCAGGGCCCAGAAATTTTGGAAGAATTtcctttttgcaaatatttttGTTAGAACTGCCCTTTTTCGGGTTTCTCTGTCTCccaaaacaaaattcaaatatatacttgTTACGGCCCTACCACTGCCCAGAGTGGTTCCGATGatattttatgatatattttacaGGGAGGTGATTTGTTCGACGCTATTTCCGCAGCTACTAAATACACGGAGAAAGATGCCAGTGGAATGTTGTATAACTTGTCGTGTGccttgaaatatttacattcGCAGAATATCGTTCACAGAGATGTCAAACCCGAAAACCTATTGGTAGGTTTATCCAATTACAATGCTTGCTCGAGTGTTAAATTGCTCTACGGCGGTCGAGAGTTCCTGGTGTGATTGCCTTTTTTGTTTTCAGGTTTATGATCATGAAGATGGAACTAAATCGCTTAAACTTGGTGATTTCGGTCTGGCAACTGTAGTGAGGGAGCCTTTATACGTTGTGTGCGGCACTCCAACTTACGTGGCTCCAGAAATATTGGAGGAGACTGGCTATGGATTGAAAGTGGACGTTTGGGCAGCAGGAGTTATCACATATATTCTATTGTGTGGATTTCCACCATTTGTCAGGTAGCACCAAACTCTGATAACTATTCACagatatttttgatggttcTTGAAATTACAGATGAATTATCCTTGTTTTTGTAGTACAAAGAATGATCAGGATGAATTGTTCAAGAAGATCATGTCTGGAGAATTTGAGTTCAGAAAGCCATATTGGAACGGAATGTCTGACTCTGCCaaggtatttgaatttttcagcaTTGAAAGTTTGTGATAAGGGACTCAGTTTGGTATAAAGAGAATTTCGATGTTTCTGTATTTCAGGAATTGATCGCAAACATGCTTCAAGTAGATCCAGATAGGCGATTTACAGCGGGACAGGTTTTAGAACATCCTTGGGTTTCGGTAAGTACGGTGTGTTTGGAACTAGGTTTCATCTATCTGAGTGTCTAACTTTTCTATTCGTTACAGGATGATACTGCGCAAGATAATGATTTCCATGAAACTATTCACGATAAAATCACCGCAAACTTTGAGAGGAAAAGGAAATTCGGAGGACCAGCCGGTGTTTCTATTATTGCTGTAAGTATATTTGAAACCTAAAATAGATGACGGAGTCTATTTGAGATCTGTAACACGGAAGTTTTCGTTTTCTTATACTTCAGTCGACCGCTTTGGACAAAGGATCGCGATTTTTTCAAGGGCCGAAGAACCAAATGCCAGTGGCAGTCTATGACCAGGATACCGATGAGGTCTTTTGAAGCatttatgaataatttatacACTACAAAAATCTGATAATTTTCTGAGACACTGCCTGCAATTACCGGAGTCTGTTTGAGATCAGGCGCCagtaaaatattcatgtaaaaAGAATACTAAAACAAGGGTTACGTCATCGCTAACTGAATTGTAAATATTCGTGTTAATTGTTCATCGTGTAATATATGCAGATGCTTTTGGTGAGCCAGAATAGTTCTAAACATCGACTTTCATATAGGAATGGCTTAAAGACGTATCCATCATTTGGCAATATGATGTCGAAAATGGCTTACAGAATTTCTGGCAGCGAGGAggattttcaatgaaactcattatttgtaaatatttcatgcaTGGTGTCATGTTTGGGGTTCGTGTCGTTttacaatcaaataaatgtgATATATAGGTCTATATAATAAATGTATGAGGAATTCAGCGTTTTTTCAGATTATCTCTTTTCTTCTCTTCAATATCAATGCATGCCAttttaaatatcatttattaatTGCCCAAATGAAAATGCTCAGTTAAACTTTTTTAAACGACgcttctttttaaataaaaggtgctttttgtgaaatatacgtatatttgaatatacaaCTGTGTTGCCTTTGAGAcacaaattgatattttttcgaCTTAGTATATTTTCCTCTTTTCTATACTTGCATATATAACGCATAACGcatggatgaattttgttttaaagattttacatTGCAACAATGAAAGTGTACATAGTAACAATGTATCACCGATGCGATGAGAGGAACTCGTAGCCCGCCTTTCTTCTTCAAGTCATTTTTTGTAcggattttaaaaatattctgtAATATTTTGAGTAAAATGATAAGCGTTGCGCATCAATGGTGTAAATAGACTATAATGTTTCATGTGAAATAGATTGTTATTGGGTAAATAAAACTCATCACTGCCCTGTTAGAACTCTTTAGCTATAGCTTCCTTAATTACTTCCATAAATAAACAAAGATGTCGTTTTAGTGTAACTCATTACATTGTATTTAACTAATTATGCATTTAAAAAATTGTGATCGATGGTGCAGCGTTTTTAATTAGAGCATATTTCATCGCAAAGATTGATTCATCAGCTGTGATTATTTCTATACCGGTTAAGGTATCGATTAGGTTCTGATTATTGGTGAATGTTTGAGTCTTGTGCAATGgatgattcattttcagtgcAGTCGAATTGTGTGTAAATTTCAGTAAACTGCTGCCTATGTAAAACAAGCTACGTTGTTTCACTCCAATAAACTCGATGTTGTAGCAATTTCATTATGTTTTTTCCTTGATGGATTTGCCCAGTTCGCGACGAATGTCTTTTGTTCTCTAATAGCCCATAGCATCCTATCTGGGCTTCGAACCTGGTAGCATCGAGAGACTCGGCCACGGCAGGAAATGGCAGTCTCTATGCCATCGTGTCTGAATCTTATCTGAGTCTTTATCCccgccgagggaggatgtcCAGCAACTGACGTAGGCACGTAGTTTTTGACAGCTGAACTGATATTAATATTAGCCAATATAACTGACTAATATCTGTCTGAATGTCTGAACAATACGTTTGACGTCAATCAAATGTGacgatattttctaaaatagaagttatttttttcaaagcaAAAAAATTTTGCAAAGCACGTCGATGGACAGGGTCCTCTCCGTACCAGTAAGTAAGTGCTTTTTAGCACTTTTAGTGCGGAAAAGAAAAGTagcatttttataacaaattgCCCATAGACATTTTATGTGCACGTCATTTCAAACATAACAATTACCTACGTATGTGGACACAGATTAACCCTGTACACACGACTAAATCTGTTtaaccaaaatcaaaaattaagaaaacaaattgataatcatttctatttagaaAGTCGTCTTGATTAATGAATCAATTGACGATTGAAACGCCCGCCACAGTAAAATAGCGGTCAGATCTCGACCGTCTAATGCTGCCCCTATCTACAACGATAGcggggaaaatgtgaactaacataatactcACTCGCCAGAGTCTTTGAACGGGCGTAATGGACAAACTATTTAACGATCAGCGGGCCGGATTATCAGAGATCTCACGTGACCAATAAATTTCAACACTTATCGCAATAATGAATGCCGACGAAAACTTGTCAGATTCTTGGAAAAGGGCCTTGAAACTTCTCCAAAAAGTAGCACTTGAACAGACTTGTTACAAACCATGACTAAGATTAAGCTTGTTTTcgaaaatttaatttcaacttttatttggaaaaatctaattctacatgtATTTAAAGTTCTCGGaacaaatcatcattttataaatGCTTAATTGACaacattatctttttaaagaattatttgagATTAATCAGCAGAATAAGCCAGAGTCAGACaaaattttttagttattttcattttagaaacgATTATTTCCACGTGGTTGATATTATCAATGAACAGCACCATTAGCCCCGTTCTCAGCACtgattttcttcattaattcacgATCAGATTCTTTCAACGATAGCCAAGTTTGAAGTTGTTTCGCGCGGATTTTCGACCAGATTAAACAATCATTGAGAGCAAGGATTTGAGCAGCGGCTGTTGCAGCAGCATCCGGAGTGATCACTGTTCCACATCCCAAACCTGAAATCATCACCaacatcaattatcaattcagaTAATACAGAAATAGAGTTTAGAATCGATGAGACTATTCTACGTTCTATAtagccaatcaaacaactttcGACGAGACACTTAGGATTTGTGATCACTTTTGAATTTATGTCACCACTGAAAACTGGATCACAGCAAATAGGAGCATTTGACAGGCAACATGAGTCTATAATATCCATTCCATTTAGAGTTATAAACAGTAAATTGTAATTAATTACCTGATGGTAACCTGAGCGATGACCAGATATCTTCAGCTGCCCAATCAGAAGTAAGAGGAGGAGCATTAATGACTGGCCAGGAGGAGTTACCAGCGAGTACCGGACCTAATCCGTTACTACGACCAGCTACTGCTATAAATACTGTCGGTATTCCAGCACCTACAAATACATCAAATACACTCATATAAACTAACTGCAATTGATTTAACAGATTTAAGTTTTCTTCTTGAGTTCGAACTGACCTTCGTATTGTGCTAGAAGTCTCAATGTTTcggatgtttctttatgagCCGAACAAATACGTAATTCAGAGGGAACTCCTAATTTAGTCAGCTGTTTCTCAATCTTCTGGCAGTAATCCATGTCTGATGGTGATCCCATGAATATCACCGCCCGACAGCCAGGCTTACTAGGCAACGTCTGAAATTCACATCAAAATTCCATTATCTCATTCATAGGTCAATGCATACTTCAATCGAGCTTTTTTAATCATAATGTTTAAAAgattattttatatcatttaagacttgattgaaattaaatttttaccTCTAGTCTATCGGCCACCCATTGGAAGTTCCGTTTCACAGTATCTAAAGCTTCTGGGGTCACCACTTCTAGATTACGATAAACCTGCTTATCTTTCATCAAACGCTTATCACCTGATGGCCACAATCTCCACGAATCACTATCAATCACATCGGCTAACACTATTTCACCTAAAATAAGATCAAGCATAGattaatgaaatgataaatcttcCTTAAGATAGGGTTCTTACAGGATCAGGCGATCTAAAATTCTGATATTTCCTGGAAAATTCTGATAATTCGCAAGATATTTTCCCTGAGTTTTTAAGAACAGTCagaattttctcattttccaTGATCTGTTAAACCTCGCTCAGAAAACTTAAGTCACAAATGTTCTGAAACGTGTATAAACCTGTTTTCTTGCTGACACCAAATTCGATTTTCATATCGATCAAACTGCATTCCAACTTGGACCAAATTTTCTCCAGAATCTCGAAAATGCAAACGGTCATTCGACCCATCAAATCGACCTCATGTTGACCGATCAGTTGACCTCCGATCTCGAGTTTAGCCTCGATTAATTGTTCATTCGACCATTGGGGGTCATCATTAGCATCGTCCTAACGtagaattaataattcaaacttaaaaATCGGAagattcaaaaaaaaaattctcattCATTTTTTACCTTGAAGAAAGTTTCCAGTTTTGGTGGACAGAATCGATATCCTTCTTTCACTCCGGGATTTCGTCTCAAGAACGATCCAGTAGCAACTCTCCTGGTGACCCATTCTATCGGTATCATATCACACGATTCGGCTATTATCCCTTTATCTCCATGACGAGCGATCAGATGAGTCTTCACACCTGAAGTTAgaaaattatagaaattaaatCTTGCTTAAAGGGTCGTAAA is a genomic window of Tubulanus polymorphus chromosome 5, tnTubPoly1.2, whole genome shotgun sequence containing:
- the LOC141906503 gene encoding serine/threonine-protein kinase DCLK1-like → MATETNGYGLNEHFQSDDGRSYSRNGSSSPARARSMMNVVDGRRAKKVRFYRNGDRFYKGLVYAVSPDRFRTFESLLAELTSSPLCNRVVLPNGVRAVFSLDGTRKISDLEQLEDGESYVCASGEIFKKAEYQKSRNPTWNPNVKTFDTQEGFTTSLSQNNFDLGRDVIKPKLVTVIRNGMKPRKAVRILLNRKTAKSFDQVLTDITNAIKLDSGAVRKIFTLDGKPVSNLMDFFQDESVFIAYGQERFSLDDFDLDDNEVKYVSAYRPGTQKDRVTLGNKSPKAQRRQMTASSRSLNEGNFDFSRSAPTSPRFVRRTFTSPRSPMRVKRPTQLNNKVTSDERTTPDGHPCTNGILSEGTPSPLISKYEILKLIGEGNFAVVKECREKSTGKDFALKIIDKKKCKGKEKMIENEVSILRRIQHSNIVTLIEEFDSHNELYLVMELVGGGDLFDAISAATKYTEKDASGMLYNLSCALKYLHSQNIVHRDVKPENLLVYDHEDGTKSLKLGDFGLATVVREPLYVVCGTPTYVAPEILEETGYGLKVDVWAAGVITYILLCGFPPFVSTKNDQDELFKKIMSGEFEFRKPYWNGMSDSAKELIANMLQVDPDRRFTAGQVLEHPWVSDDTAQDNDFHETIHDKITANFERKRKFGGPAGVSIIASTALDKGSRFFQGPKNQMPVAVYDQDTDEVF
- the LOC141906518 gene encoding multifunctional protein ADE2-like, which translates into the protein MSGDYKVGKVLNEGKTKIIHELPGTAHVLIESKDRITANNAAKVNELEGKAAISTSTTCKIFEILEAAGVKTHLIARHGDKGIIAESCDMIPIEWVTRRVATGSFLRRNPGVKEGYRFCPPKLETFFKDDANDDPQWSNEQLIEAKLEIGGQLIGQHEVDLMGRMTVCIFEILEKIWSKLECSLIDMKIEFGVSKKTGEIVLADVIDSDSWRLWPSGDKRLMKDKQVYRNLEVVTPEALDTVKRNFQWVADRLETLPSKPGCRAVIFMGSPSDMDYCQKIEKQLTKLGVPSELRICSAHKETSETLRLLAQYEGAGIPTVFIAVAGRSNGLGPVLAGNSSWPVINAPPLTSDWAAEDIWSSLRLPSGLGCGTVITPDAAATAAAQILALNDCLIWSKIRAKQLQTWLSLKESDRELMKKISAENGANGAVH